Proteins from a genomic interval of Bradyrhizobium sp. G127:
- a CDS encoding methionine synthase — protein sequence MLFQTTIAGSLPKPEWLAEPNKLWAPWKLKGEELDHAKRDATLLWVKIQEDAGIDLITEGEQARQHFVHGFLERVEGIDFAHKVEMGIRKDRYKAMVPQVVAPLKLKGRVHADEARAARAHTTRKLKFTLPGPMTIIDTLADSYYGDRVKMAFAFAELLNAEAKALQADGVDMIQFDEPAFNVFLDEVNEWGIEALTRAAEGLTCKTAVHICYGYGIKANTDWKESLGAEWRQYEKIFPVIDKSPIQQVAIECRNSHVPLELLALLKGKIVQAGVIDVASDVIETPDDVVKTIEAVMKFVPKENIMATTNCGMAPMRRDIAEAKLRALGAGAKLAREKLG from the coding sequence ATGCTGTTTCAGACCACGATCGCCGGTTCGCTGCCGAAACCCGAATGGCTAGCCGAGCCCAACAAGCTGTGGGCGCCCTGGAAGCTGAAAGGCGAGGAACTCGACCACGCCAAGCGCGACGCGACGCTGCTTTGGGTGAAAATCCAGGAAGATGCCGGCATCGATCTGATCACCGAGGGCGAGCAGGCGCGGCAGCATTTCGTCCACGGCTTTCTTGAGCGCGTCGAGGGAATCGATTTCGCCCACAAGGTCGAAATGGGAATCCGGAAAGACCGCTACAAGGCGATGGTCCCGCAGGTGGTGGCGCCGCTGAAACTGAAAGGCCGCGTCCATGCCGACGAGGCGCGCGCCGCCCGCGCCCATACCACGCGCAAGCTGAAGTTCACCCTGCCCGGTCCGATGACCATCATCGACACCCTTGCTGATAGTTATTACGGCGACCGCGTGAAGATGGCGTTCGCCTTCGCCGAACTTCTCAACGCCGAAGCCAAGGCGCTGCAGGCCGACGGCGTCGACATGATCCAGTTCGACGAACCCGCCTTCAATGTGTTCCTCGATGAGGTCAACGAGTGGGGCATCGAGGCGCTGACCCGCGCTGCCGAAGGCCTTACCTGCAAGACCGCGGTTCACATCTGCTACGGCTACGGCATCAAGGCCAACACCGACTGGAAGGAATCCCTCGGCGCGGAGTGGCGGCAGTACGAGAAGATTTTCCCGGTGATCGACAAGAGTCCGATCCAACAGGTCGCCATCGAGTGCCGCAACTCCCATGTGCCGCTGGAACTGCTGGCGCTGCTCAAGGGCAAGATCGTGCAGGCCGGCGTGATCGACGTCGCCAGCGATGTCATTGAGACGCCGGACGATGTGGTGAAGACCATCGAGGCCGTAATGAAGTTCGTGCCGAAGGAAAACATCATGGCGACGACCAATTGCGGCATGGCCCCGATGCGGCGTGACATTGCAGAGGCCAAGCTCCGCGCCCTCGGCGCCGGCGCGAAGCTGGCACGGGAGAAATTGGGGTAA
- the gpt gene encoding xanthine phosphoribosyltransferase has translation MSDETAPKPFPVSWDQFHRDARALAWRLNGAGPFEAMVAVTRGGLVPAAIVAREIGIRVIDTLCVSSYSHTSQVGEPTVLKGISDAVARLGGGTGKGLLVVEDLVDTGKTARIVRDLMPQAHIAAVYAKPMGKPMVDTFITEVSQDTWIFFPWDTGLSYLPPIRDGAA, from the coding sequence ATGAGCGACGAAACAGCGCCCAAACCCTTTCCGGTATCGTGGGATCAGTTTCATCGCGATGCGCGGGCGCTGGCATGGCGGCTGAACGGCGCAGGGCCGTTCGAGGCAATGGTCGCCGTGACGCGCGGCGGCCTCGTGCCGGCGGCGATCGTTGCGCGCGAGATCGGCATCCGCGTCATCGATACGCTGTGCGTGTCGAGCTACAGCCACACCTCGCAGGTCGGCGAGCCGACGGTGCTGAAAGGCATTTCGGATGCTGTGGCGCGGCTTGGAGGCGGCACCGGGAAAGGGCTGCTAGTGGTCGAGGACCTCGTGGACACCGGCAAGACCGCGCGCATCGTGCGCGATCTGATGCCTCAGGCGCATATCGCGGCCGTCTATGCCAAGCCGATGGGCAAGCCGATGGTCGATACCTTCATCACCGAAGTATCGCAGGACACCTGGATATTCTTTCCATGGGACACCGGGCTATCGTATCTGCCGCCGATCCGGGATGGGGCGGCGTAG
- a CDS encoding molybdopterin-binding protein, producing the protein MTEIVTAGILVIGDEILSGRTKDKNIGFIAEYLTNIGIDLKEVRVVSDDETAIIEALDALRERYTYVFTTGGIGPTHDDITADSVAKAFGVRIDLHPEVVARFEERFGADLNEARLRMARIPDGAELISSATILAPGFKIGNVIVMAGVPSIMQAMMDIVSPKLKSGVRMLSESVRANAREGDIGTPLRAIQEANPDTSIGSYPFLDENGKPNTNVVVRSRDAEKLKAAMTEVEAMLADLKITR; encoded by the coding sequence ATGACTGAAATCGTGACCGCCGGAATCCTCGTGATCGGCGACGAAATCCTGTCCGGGCGTACCAAGGACAAGAACATCGGTTTCATCGCCGAGTACCTGACCAATATCGGCATCGACCTGAAGGAAGTGCGGGTGGTGTCCGACGACGAGACGGCGATCATCGAGGCGCTGGACGCGTTGCGGGAGCGTTACACCTATGTCTTCACCACTGGCGGCATCGGGCCGACCCACGACGACATCACCGCCGACAGCGTGGCCAAGGCGTTCGGGGTCCGGATCGATCTTCATCCCGAGGTGGTGGCACGGTTCGAGGAGCGTTTCGGCGCCGACCTGAACGAAGCCCGCTTGCGGATGGCGCGGATTCCGGACGGCGCGGAATTGATCTCGAGCGCGACCATCCTCGCGCCCGGCTTCAAGATCGGCAATGTCATCGTGATGGCCGGGGTGCCGTCGATCATGCAGGCGATGATGGACATCGTTTCGCCGAAACTGAAGTCCGGCGTGCGGATGCTGTCGGAATCGGTGCGGGCCAACGCGCGCGAAGGCGACATCGGCACGCCGCTGCGCGCCATTCAGGAAGCCAACCCGGACACCAGCATCGGCAGCTATCCGTTCCTGGACGAGAACGGCAAGCCGAATACCAATGTCGTGGTGCGGTCGCGCGATGCCGAGAAGCTGAAGGCGGCGATGACCGAGGTCGAGGCGATGCTGGCGGACCTCAAGATTACGCGGTGA
- a CDS encoding circularly permuted type 2 ATP-grasp protein has translation MAVAFDEMNGPGGDLRPAYQELSLWLKETPPDALEYRRQEAELLFRRIGITFAVYGEAESTERLIPFDVIPRILSGKEWTTLEKGLKQRVKALNMFLSDIYHGRDILRAKIIPDDLIFQNPVFRPEMNGQDVPHDVYVHIAGIDIVRVDAENFYVLEDNARTPSGVSYMLENREIMMRLFPDLFARHRVAPVENYPDELLAALRSVAPLTSKAEPTVALLTPGIYNSAYYEHSFLADKLGVELVEGRDLIVKNDEVFMRTTEGLKRVDVIYRRVDDDFLDPLTFRPDSVLGVPGLMSAYMAGNVTLANAVGTGIADDKAVYSYMPDIVKFYLGEEPILKNVPTWRCREPKDLAYVLDNLKDLVVKEVHGSGGYGMLIGPAATKEAIESFRAKLVKEPEGFIAQPTLALSTCPTCTASGLAPRHVDLRPFVLTGKDHVTVVPGGLTRVALKEGSLVVNSSQGGGTKDTWILE, from the coding sequence ATGGCAGTTGCCTTCGATGAAATGAATGGGCCCGGCGGTGATCTTCGCCCAGCCTATCAGGAACTCTCCCTCTGGCTGAAGGAGACCCCTCCGGACGCGCTGGAATACCGCCGGCAGGAGGCCGAACTGCTGTTTCGGCGGATCGGCATCACCTTCGCCGTCTATGGTGAGGCCGAATCGACCGAGCGCCTGATCCCGTTCGACGTGATTCCGCGCATCCTGTCCGGCAAGGAATGGACGACGCTGGAGAAAGGACTGAAGCAGCGCGTCAAGGCGCTCAACATGTTCCTGAGCGACATTTATCACGGCCGCGACATCCTCCGCGCCAAGATCATCCCCGACGACCTGATTTTCCAGAACCCGGTCTTCCGGCCGGAAATGAACGGCCAGGACGTACCGCACGACGTCTATGTCCATATCGCCGGTATCGACATCGTCCGCGTCGACGCCGAGAACTTCTATGTGCTGGAGGACAACGCGCGCACGCCGTCGGGCGTGTCCTACATGCTGGAAAACCGCGAGATCATGATGCGGCTGTTTCCGGACCTGTTCGCGCGGCATCGCGTGGCGCCGGTGGAGAATTATCCGGACGAACTGCTGGCCGCGCTGCGCTCGGTGGCGCCGCTGACCTCGAAGGCGGAGCCCACTGTGGCGCTGCTGACCCCCGGCATCTACAACTCGGCCTATTACGAGCATTCGTTCCTCGCCGACAAGCTCGGCGTCGAACTGGTCGAGGGCCGCGACCTGATCGTCAAGAACGACGAAGTGTTCATGCGCACCACCGAGGGCCTGAAGCGCGTCGACGTCATCTATCGCCGCGTCGATGACGACTTCCTCGATCCCCTCACCTTCCGCCCGGACTCGGTGCTCGGCGTCCCCGGCCTGATGTCGGCCTACATGGCCGGCAACGTCACGCTGGCCAATGCGGTCGGCACCGGCATCGCCGACGACAAGGCGGTGTACAGCTACATGCCGGACATCGTGAAATTCTATCTCGGCGAAGAGCCGATCCTGAAGAACGTGCCGACCTGGCGCTGCCGCGAGCCGAAGGATCTGGCCTACGTACTCGACAATCTGAAAGACCTCGTGGTCAAGGAGGTTCATGGCTCCGGCGGCTACGGCATGCTGATCGGCCCCGCCGCCACCAAGGAAGCCATCGAATCCTTCCGCGCCAAGCTGGTGAAGGAGCCGGAGGGCTTCATCGCCCAGCCCACGCTGGCGCTCTCGACCTGCCCGACCTGCACGGCGTCGGGGCTCGCGCCGCGCCATGTCGATCTGCGGCCGTTCGTGCTCACTGGCAAGGATCACGTCACCGTGGTGCCGGGCGGCCTGACCCGCGTCGCACTCAAGGAAGGCTCGCTCGTGGTCAATTCCAGCCAAGGCGGCGGCACCAAAGACACGTGGATTCTAGAATGA
- a CDS encoding alpha-E domain-containing protein produces the protein MLSRTAESLYWLARYVERAEYLARTIEATLRATALPDAYVGKSNEWESALLTAGIEDTFYQFHDEANERTVVDFLSFSPDNPSSIRNCIENARLNSRSVRTALTSEMWDTINSAWIELHACWPKGAKTREDLTKFLRFVQETSLRFDGSAYRTMLRNDAYWFSRLGLHLERADNTARILDVKYHVLLPEEEHVGGPLDYYQWTSILRSVSALTAYHWVYRETLKPWLIADLLILNESLPRSLASCYGNLVRNLDQIGVAYGRQGAAQRHARGVRNRLEHSNMDDLFQRGMHEFIQEFIADNARLSDTISKQYLI, from the coding sequence ATGCTGTCGCGCACCGCAGAAAGTCTCTACTGGCTGGCCCGTTATGTGGAACGCGCGGAATATCTCGCGCGCACCATCGAGGCGACCCTGCGCGCCACGGCGCTGCCCGACGCCTATGTTGGCAAGAGCAACGAGTGGGAATCGGCGCTGCTGACCGCCGGCATCGAGGACACGTTCTATCAGTTTCACGACGAGGCCAACGAGCGCACCGTCGTCGACTTCCTGTCGTTCTCGCCCGACAATCCCTCGTCGATCCGCAACTGCATCGAGAACGCGCGGCTGAATTCGCGCTCGGTGCGCACGGCGCTGACCAGCGAGATGTGGGACACCATCAACAGCGCATGGATCGAGTTGCACGCGTGCTGGCCGAAAGGCGCCAAGACCCGCGAGGATCTGACCAAGTTTCTCCGCTTCGTGCAGGAAACCTCGCTGCGCTTCGACGGCTCGGCCTACCGCACCATGCTGCGCAACGACGCCTACTGGTTCTCCCGCCTCGGCCTGCATCTGGAACGCGCCGACAACACCGCGCGCATTCTCGACGTGAAGTATCATGTGCTGCTGCCGGAAGAGGAGCATGTCGGCGGCCCGCTCGACTACTACCAGTGGACCTCCATCCTGCGGTCGGTCTCGGCGCTGACCGCCTATCACTGGGTCTATCGCGAGACGCTGAAACCGTGGCTGATCGCGGACCTCTTGATCCTCAACGAGTCGCTGCCGCGCTCGCTGGCGAGCTGCTACGGCAACCTGGTGCGCAACCTCGACCAGATCGGCGTCGCCTATGGCCGTCAGGGCGCGGCGCAGCGCCACGCCCGTGGCGTCCGCAACCGGCTCGAACACAGCAACATGGACGATTTATTCCAGCGCGGCATGCACGAATTCATCCAGGAATTCATTGCGGACAACGCGCGCTTAAGCGATACCATCTCGAAACAGTACCTGATCTGA
- a CDS encoding transglutaminase family protein yields MRLKIAHTTTYRYEPPATGVIQILRMTPGSHDGQYVANWQIDISTDSRLDVHEDAFGNITHVLTHGPLTDLTINVEGLIETHDTGGVLRGTDERFPPSLFLRATPLTEANAAMAKFANDLRIEAGGDTLGFLHALLLQINDHMTFDTDPTSSGTSAAEAFALKRGVCQDYAHIFIACARNAGVPARYVSGHLLRSDGMVAQDAGHAWAEAHVEKLGWVGFDATNAICTTDAHVRVAVGLDYLSAAPVRGTRYGGGKEILEVAVRVDQAGRQS; encoded by the coding sequence ATGCGCCTGAAGATCGCTCACACCACAACCTATCGTTATGAGCCGCCCGCCACCGGCGTGATCCAGATCCTGCGCATGACGCCGGGCAGCCATGACGGGCAGTACGTCGCCAACTGGCAGATCGACATCTCCACCGATTCCCGCCTCGACGTGCATGAGGACGCCTTCGGCAACATCACCCACGTGCTGACCCACGGCCCGCTGACGGACCTGACCATCAATGTCGAAGGCCTGATCGAAACCCACGATACCGGCGGCGTGCTGCGTGGAACCGACGAGCGGTTTCCGCCCAGCCTGTTCCTGCGAGCAACGCCGCTGACCGAGGCCAACGCCGCGATGGCGAAGTTCGCCAACGACCTGCGCATCGAAGCCGGCGGCGACACGCTGGGCTTTCTTCACGCGCTGCTGCTCCAGATCAACGATCACATGACGTTCGACACCGACCCGACGAGCAGCGGCACCTCGGCTGCGGAAGCTTTCGCGCTCAAGCGCGGCGTCTGTCAGGATTATGCGCACATCTTTATCGCCTGCGCGCGCAACGCCGGCGTTCCCGCGCGCTATGTCTCCGGACATCTGCTGCGCTCAGACGGCATGGTCGCGCAGGATGCCGGCCACGCCTGGGCTGAAGCCCATGTCGAGAAGCTCGGCTGGGTCGGCTTCGACGCCACCAACGCGATCTGCACCACCGACGCCCATGTGAGGGTCGCGGTCGGGCTCGACTATTTGAGCGCCGCGCCGGTTCGCGGCACGCGCTATGGCGGCGGCAAGGAAATCCTCGAAGTCGCCGTTCGGGTCGATCAGGCGGGCCGGCAGAGCTAG
- a CDS encoding proteasome-type protease, with translation MTYCCGILVKDGLVMMADTRTNAGLDNISTFRKLHVFNRPGERIMAIATAGNLALTQSVISTLNEGLENPETGELETLMNAPTMFQAAQRIGRAIRNVHALEDSALRAEDINFDISFLFGGQIKGARMRLFMVYTAGNFIECTTDTPYLQIGEHKYGKPVLDRAISYDVDLYDALKVGLVSMDSTMRSNLGVGMPIDILLVRPDVCDADLNYRIEAGEPYFHDLRSRWSAALRAAHQSIPRPPYGNKT, from the coding sequence ATGACCTATTGCTGCGGAATTCTGGTGAAGGACGGCCTCGTGATGATGGCCGACACGCGCACCAATGCGGGTCTCGACAACATCTCGACCTTCCGCAAGCTGCATGTGTTCAACCGGCCGGGCGAGCGCATCATGGCGATCGCCACCGCCGGCAATCTCGCCCTCACCCAGTCGGTGATTTCGACGCTCAACGAGGGACTCGAGAATCCCGAGACCGGCGAACTCGAAACGCTGATGAACGCGCCGACCATGTTCCAGGCGGCGCAGCGGATCGGACGCGCCATCCGTAACGTCCACGCGCTCGAAGATAGCGCGCTGCGCGCCGAGGACATCAATTTCGATATTTCGTTCCTGTTCGGCGGCCAGATCAAGGGCGCGCGGATGCGGCTGTTCATGGTCTACACCGCGGGCAACTTCATCGAATGCACCACCGACACGCCCTATCTGCAGATCGGCGAACACAAATATGGCAAGCCGGTGCTCGACCGCGCGATCTCCTATGACGTCGATCTCTACGACGCGCTCAAGGTCGGACTGGTGTCGATGGACTCGACGATGCGGTCGAACCTCGGCGTCGGCATGCCGATCGATATTCTGCTGGTGCGTCCCGATGTCTGCGACGCCGACCTGAACTACCGCATCGAAGCAGGCGAACCTTACTTCCACGATCTGCGCTCGCGGTGGTCGGCCGCGCTGCGCGCCGCGCATCAGAGCATTCCGCGCCCCCCCTACGGCAACAAGACCTGA
- a CDS encoding SDR family oxidoreductase, whose product MKVAIVTGAGSGIGRACSLALMKAGFSLVLAGRRKDALEETAKAGKDLGKSLVVPSDMTDPASIAALFAKTIEVFGRLDVLFNNAGVGTPPVPLEDLSLEQWQTTVNTNLTAPFLCTQHAFRIMKNQTPQGGRIINNGSISAYAPRPFSSPYTATKHGISGLTRATALDGRAYNIACGQIDVGNAATEMTERMAGGVLQPRGDKMVEPRMDVQNVADAIVFMATRSLDANALFLNIMATQMPFVGRG is encoded by the coding sequence ATGAAAGTCGCAATCGTCACCGGTGCGGGATCTGGAATCGGGCGCGCTTGTTCGTTGGCGCTGATGAAGGCCGGTTTCTCGCTGGTGCTGGCCGGGCGTCGCAAGGACGCGCTCGAAGAAACTGCAAAGGCCGGCAAGGATCTCGGCAAGAGCCTCGTGGTGCCGAGCGACATGACCGATCCGGCGTCGATCGCGGCGCTGTTCGCCAAGACCATTGAAGTATTCGGCCGCCTTGATGTGCTGTTCAACAATGCCGGCGTCGGCACGCCGCCGGTGCCGCTCGAAGATCTGAGCCTTGAGCAGTGGCAGACCACGGTGAACACCAATCTCACCGCGCCGTTCCTCTGCACCCAGCACGCGTTCCGCATCATGAAGAACCAGACGCCGCAGGGCGGACGCATCATCAACAACGGGTCGATCTCGGCTTATGCGCCGCGCCCGTTCTCCTCACCCTACACCGCGACCAAGCACGGCATCAGCGGCCTCACCCGCGCCACCGCGCTCGATGGCCGCGCCTACAACATCGCCTGCGGCCAGATTGACGTCGGCAATGCCGCGACGGAAATGACCGAGCGCATGGCTGGCGGTGTGCTTCAGCCGCGCGGTGACAAGATGGTCGAGCCGCGGATGGATGTGCAGAACGTCGCCGATGCCATCGTCTTCATGGCGACGCGCTCGCTGGACGCCAACGCGCTGTTCCTCAACATCATGGCGACCCAGATGCCGTTCGTCGGGCGGGGGTGA